A region from the Panicum hallii strain FIL2 chromosome 1, PHallii_v3.1, whole genome shotgun sequence genome encodes:
- the LOC112891670 gene encoding serine/threonine-protein kinase Nek6, translating to MEQYEVVEQIGRGAYGSAYLVLHKTERKRYVMKKIRLSKQNDKFQRTAYQEMSLMASLSNPYIVEYKDGWVDEGTSVCIVTSYCEGGDMAERIKKARGVLFSEERVCRWFTQLLLALDYLHCNRVLHRDLKCSNILLTRDNNIRLADFGLAKLLMEDLASSVVGTPNYMCPEILADIPYGYKSDIWSLGCCMFEILAQRPAFKATDMAALVNKINRSSISPMPPIYSSALKQIVKSMLRKNPEHRPTAGELLRHPHLQPYLAESCSCSPIYLPVKPTKSNLGDKQSRKPSNGRKRTVKANGSNGSLETATEHTVEGRDSFTNFSDASTIGTQEALILQMPGDLDARNKGPQSSDVLSLQRAEENLMQTTDRQIVSPICLKAIRTSNVKDEAPVGASDQKPEEAPIPNEELTIGVVQEERKDVKPRSYQVLKPGSGDTTMTEESSPISTLKLAHTESAPAEWDHLNIVQQRADALESLLELCAKLLEQERLEELAGVLRPFGEGAVSSRETAIWLTKSLMSPPKFGESPTKLL from the exons ATGGAGCAGTACGAGGTGGTGGAGCAGATCGGCCGGGGTGCCTACGGCTCCGCCTACCTCGTCCTCCACAAGACCGAGCGAAAGAG GTACGTGATGAAGAAGATCCGCCTCTCCAAGCAGAACGACAAGTTCCAGCGCACCGCCTACCAGGAG ATGTCCCTGATGGCAAGCCTCAGCAACCCGTACATCGTCGAGTACAAGGACGGATGGGTGGACGAG GGGACCTCCGTCTGCATCGTCACAAGCTACTGCGAAGGAGGGGACAT GGCGGAGAGGATCAAGAAGGCCAGGGGCGTCCTCTTCTCTGAAGAG AGGGTCTGCCGGTGGTTCACCCAATTGCTCCTCGCCCTTGACTACCTGCACTGTAACCGGGTGCTCCACCGTGATCTCAAg TGTTCCAACATTTTATTGACAAGGGATAACAACATCAGACTCG CTGACTTTGGGTTGGCGAAACTGCTCATGGAGGACCTTGCCTCATCG GTCGTAGGAACCCCGAACTACATGTGTCCAGAAATACTAGCAGACATACCTTATGGATACAAATCTGACATATGGTCACTTG GTTGCTGTATGTTTGAGATTTTGGCACAGCGCCCTGCATTCAAAGCTACA GACATGGCAGCATTGGTTAACAAAATAAACAGATCTTCAATATCTCCAATGCCCCCAATATACTCATCAGCTCT GAAGCAGATAGTGAAGAGCATGCTAAGGAAAAATCCAGAACATAGGCCTACT GCTGGAGAACTATTGAGACATCCACACCTGCAACCATATCTTGCCGAATCATGCAGCTGTTCACCAATCTATCTTCCAGTGAAGCCCACCAAAAGTAACCTGGGAGACAAGCAGTCAAGGAAGCCAAGCAATGGCAGAAAGCGAACTGTCAAAGCCAATGGATCCAATGGATCATTAGAAACTGCAACAGAGCACACTGTGGAAGGAAGAGACAGCTTCACAAACTTTTCTGATGCATCAACCATTGGTACCCAGGAAGCCTTGATTTTGCAAATGCCGGGGGATCTAGATGCCAGAAACAAAGGACCGCAGAGCAGCGATGTTTTATCACTTCAGCGTGCAGAAGAGAACTTGATGCAAACAACTGATCGACAGATTGTGTCGCCCATATGTCTTAAAGCTATAAGAACCAGTAATGTAAAAGATGAGGCCCCCGTCGGTGCTTCAGATCAAAAACCTGAAGAGGCGCCAATACCAAATGAGGAATTGACAATTGGAGTTGTgcaagaagaaaggaaggatgTGAAACCACGCTCTTATCAAGTACTAAAGCCAGGCTCAGGTGACACAACTATGACAGAGGAATCATCACCAATCAGCACGCTAAAACTCGCGCATACAGAAAGCGCACCTGCTGAGTGGGATCATCTGAACATAGTTCAGCAGAGAGCCGACGCTCTGGAGTCACTCCTAGAGCTTTGCGCAAAGCTCCTGGAGCAGGAGAGGCTCGAGGAGCTTGCGGGTGTTCTCCGACCATTCGGCGAAGGAGCTGTGTCATCTCGAGAGACAGCAATATGGCTGACGAAGAGTCTCATGTCTCCACCGAAGTTTGGAGAGTCCCCAACAAAGCTTCTTTAA